TGGAATAAGCCAAGAGAAGACGGTGTCGGACCGCAACAAGATAGTGGTGGTGGTAGTGGTAGTGGTAGTGGTAGTGGTAGTGGTAGTGATGGCGGTAGAGGCAGTGGTTGATCGAAGTTAAGATGATGAAGGAAATTACTATGATGTTGGAAATGTTGATGATGATCAAATGGAGGAAACATAtgattatgatgatgatgatgacttgAAAACATCAATTGGTTATGTTGTTGAAGTTGTTTGCCAAGAAGTTTTTTCCTAAGCTTTTGTCTATCTCTAGCCTTATGATTTTGGAACcaataaaatacatttttacCTTCAATCTTTCCATAAAGGGAAAGATGGGAAGTAATCTGCTGTATTTGAGCTGCATTTGGTGTTCGAACACCGCCTCGATACATCTCTTCTAATATCATCACTTGTTCTGGTGTTGGACACCATCTTGTTGAGGCTGCTGGTgacattattttttccttttctttttgtttttggggTTTGTATTTTGCTTCTGAAGTTTGATTTGTTTGCCCTTTTGGTGGGGTATTGGTAAGGGTTGGACAAGATGAGCGCTATAAATAGATGGGAATTGAAAAAGAGGGTAACACTGTAGGGAGCAAAAGGAAAAGTATGAAATAAATAGTTGATAAGATGACAAAATGATGTTAATAAAGTTTTACTAGGAATTAAATGGGTGAAGCTAAAGAGAATTGATGGGGGACCGAATTTGAATTGTTATGTCGTTGTTGGATATTGTGTtagctatatttttttttttttt
This Spinacia oleracea cultivar Varoflay chromosome 6, BTI_SOV_V1, whole genome shotgun sequence DNA region includes the following protein-coding sequences:
- the LOC110795571 gene encoding WUSCHEL-related homeobox 3, which produces MSPAASTRWCPTPEQVMILEEMYRGGVRTPNAAQIQQITSHLSLYGKIEGKNVFYWFQNHKARDRQKLRKKLLGKQLQQHNQLMFSSHHHHHNHMFPPFDHHQHFQHHSNFLHHLNFDQPLPLPPSLPLPLPLPLPLPPPLSCCGPTPSSLGLFHHQLPPVVNSPCFAAHQTRAEDTLVPRMTNTYTWNQEYTSDAKYGMENTMPMMKSMITNHDYDDDWMAVRSGDHHHHDNHDHDDEYHPSRRPLKTLELFPVNDKTSLKDGHGLSLV